The Euphorbia lathyris chromosome 3, ddEupLath1.1, whole genome shotgun sequence genome contains a region encoding:
- the LOC136223475 gene encoding auxin-responsive protein IAA26-like isoform X3, with product MEGSSKSPEVCPQLLDLIPREREFVAKRGEESEKTTSDEKKLELRLGLPGHESNNGDESHLITTLQYFHWYNQQQGKAKESSSPCCTKVVVDLHQPAEKKVFSPPTAVPNTSQKRTAPGPVVGWPPIRSFRKNLASSSSSKSAIDSQNESPKKKVASETAVETTCKRGMFVKINMDGVPIGRKVDLKAYDSYEKLSSAVDELFRDLLAVAQRDMTSGGIMRKEEEEGKAITGVLDGSGEYTLVYEDNEGDRMLVGDVPWHMFVSTVKRLRVLKSSEVSALTFGNNNKNDKCC from the exons ATGGAGGGAAGTTCAAAATCTCCGGAGGTGTGTCCTCAGTTGTTGGATTTGATACCGAGGGAAAGAGAGTTTGTAGCTAAAAGAGGCGAGGAAAGTGAAAAAACGACGTCGGATGAGAAGAAGCTAGAACTAAGGCTTGGACTGCCAGGGCATGAATCAAATAATGGAGATGAGTCTCATCTAATTACTACTCTACAGTACTTCCATTGGTATAATCAACAACAAGGAAAAG CAAAGGAATCATCCTCCCCCTGTTGCACTAAAGTGGTAGTAGACCTGCACCAGCCTGCAGAAAAGAAGGTGTTTTCACCGCCTACAGCTGTGCCCAACACCTCTCAGAAaag GACAGCGCCTGGTCCAGTAGTGGGATGGCCTCCAATTAGATCGTTCAGGAAAAATCTAGCAAGCAGCAGCTCATCAAAGTCAGCTATTGACTCACAAAATGAAAGTCCAAAGAAGAAAGTTGCTAGTGAAACAGCGGTTGAAACCACATGCAAGAGAGGGATGTTTGTGAAGATTAATATGGATGGTGTTCCTATTGGAAGGAAAGTGGATCTTAAAGCTTATGATAGCTATGAGAAACTTTCTTCTGCTGTTGATGAACTCTTTAGAGACCTCCTTGCAG TAGCTCAAAGAGATATGACAAGTGGAGGAATAATGaggaaggaagaggaagaagggaAAGCAATAACAGGAGTACTAGATGGAAGTGGAGAATATACTCTTGtttatgaagataatgaaggAGACAGGATGCTTGTTGGGGATGTCCCTTGGCA CATGTTCGTGTCAACTGTGAAGAGGCTTCGTGTGTTGAAGAGTTCTGAAGTTTCTGCATTGACCT TTGGAAATAATAACAAGAATGACAAGTGTTGCTGA
- the LOC136223475 gene encoding auxin-responsive protein IAA26-like isoform X1 produces the protein MEGSSKSPEVCPQLLDLIPREREFVAKRGEESEKTTSDEKKLELRLGLPGHESNNGDESHLITTLQYFHWYNQQQGKGTVSSPFLKFKTNNIATTSQQTLPVIAKESSSPCCTKVVVDLHQPAEKKVFSPPTAVPNTSQKRTAPGPVVGWPPIRSFRKNLASSSSSKSAIDSQNESPKKKVASETAVETTCKRGMFVKINMDGVPIGRKVDLKAYDSYEKLSSAVDELFRDLLAVAQRDMTSGGIMRKEEEEGKAITGVLDGSGEYTLVYEDNEGDRMLVGDVPWHMFVSTVKRLRVLKSSEVSALTFGNNNKNDKCC, from the exons ATGGAGGGAAGTTCAAAATCTCCGGAGGTGTGTCCTCAGTTGTTGGATTTGATACCGAGGGAAAGAGAGTTTGTAGCTAAAAGAGGCGAGGAAAGTGAAAAAACGACGTCGGATGAGAAGAAGCTAGAACTAAGGCTTGGACTGCCAGGGCATGAATCAAATAATGGAGATGAGTCTCATCTAATTACTACTCTACAGTACTTCCATTGGTATAATCAACAACAAGGAAAAGGTACAGTTAGTAGTCCATTTCTTAAGTTTAAAACAAACAATATAGCAACAACATCACAACAGACCCTACCTGTTATAGCAAAGGAATCATCCTCCCCCTGTTGCACTAAAGTGGTAGTAGACCTGCACCAGCCTGCAGAAAAGAAGGTGTTTTCACCGCCTACAGCTGTGCCCAACACCTCTCAGAAaag GACAGCGCCTGGTCCAGTAGTGGGATGGCCTCCAATTAGATCGTTCAGGAAAAATCTAGCAAGCAGCAGCTCATCAAAGTCAGCTATTGACTCACAAAATGAAAGTCCAAAGAAGAAAGTTGCTAGTGAAACAGCGGTTGAAACCACATGCAAGAGAGGGATGTTTGTGAAGATTAATATGGATGGTGTTCCTATTGGAAGGAAAGTGGATCTTAAAGCTTATGATAGCTATGAGAAACTTTCTTCTGCTGTTGATGAACTCTTTAGAGACCTCCTTGCAG TAGCTCAAAGAGATATGACAAGTGGAGGAATAATGaggaaggaagaggaagaagggaAAGCAATAACAGGAGTACTAGATGGAAGTGGAGAATATACTCTTGtttatgaagataatgaaggAGACAGGATGCTTGTTGGGGATGTCCCTTGGCA CATGTTCGTGTCAACTGTGAAGAGGCTTCGTGTGTTGAAGAGTTCTGAAGTTTCTGCATTGACCT TTGGAAATAATAACAAGAATGACAAGTGTTGCTGA
- the LOC136223475 gene encoding auxin-responsive protein IAA26-like isoform X2: protein MEGSSKSPEVCPQLLDLIPREREFVAKRGEESEKTTSDEKKLELRLGLPGHESNNGDESHLITTLQYFHWYNQQQGKGTVSSPFLKFKTNNIATTSQQTLPVIAKESSSPCCTKVVVDLHQPAEKKVFSPPTAVPNTSQKRTAPGPVVGWPPIRSFRKNLASSSSSKSAIDSQNESPKKKVASETAVETTCKRGMFVKINMDGVPIGRKVDLKAYDSYEKLSSAVDELFRDLLAAQRDMTSGGIMRKEEEEGKAITGVLDGSGEYTLVYEDNEGDRMLVGDVPWHMFVSTVKRLRVLKSSEVSALTFGNNNKNDKCC, encoded by the exons ATGGAGGGAAGTTCAAAATCTCCGGAGGTGTGTCCTCAGTTGTTGGATTTGATACCGAGGGAAAGAGAGTTTGTAGCTAAAAGAGGCGAGGAAAGTGAAAAAACGACGTCGGATGAGAAGAAGCTAGAACTAAGGCTTGGACTGCCAGGGCATGAATCAAATAATGGAGATGAGTCTCATCTAATTACTACTCTACAGTACTTCCATTGGTATAATCAACAACAAGGAAAAGGTACAGTTAGTAGTCCATTTCTTAAGTTTAAAACAAACAATATAGCAACAACATCACAACAGACCCTACCTGTTATAGCAAAGGAATCATCCTCCCCCTGTTGCACTAAAGTGGTAGTAGACCTGCACCAGCCTGCAGAAAAGAAGGTGTTTTCACCGCCTACAGCTGTGCCCAACACCTCTCAGAAaag GACAGCGCCTGGTCCAGTAGTGGGATGGCCTCCAATTAGATCGTTCAGGAAAAATCTAGCAAGCAGCAGCTCATCAAAGTCAGCTATTGACTCACAAAATGAAAGTCCAAAGAAGAAAGTTGCTAGTGAAACAGCGGTTGAAACCACATGCAAGAGAGGGATGTTTGTGAAGATTAATATGGATGGTGTTCCTATTGGAAGGAAAGTGGATCTTAAAGCTTATGATAGCTATGAGAAACTTTCTTCTGCTGTTGATGAACTCTTTAGAGACCTCCTTGCAG CTCAAAGAGATATGACAAGTGGAGGAATAATGaggaaggaagaggaagaagggaAAGCAATAACAGGAGTACTAGATGGAAGTGGAGAATATACTCTTGtttatgaagataatgaaggAGACAGGATGCTTGTTGGGGATGTCCCTTGGCA CATGTTCGTGTCAACTGTGAAGAGGCTTCGTGTGTTGAAGAGTTCTGAAGTTTCTGCATTGACCT TTGGAAATAATAACAAGAATGACAAGTGTTGCTGA